A DNA window from Zingiber officinale cultivar Zhangliang chromosome 3A, Zo_v1.1, whole genome shotgun sequence contains the following coding sequences:
- the LOC122050420 gene encoding uncharacterized protein LOC122050420 has translation MMIHGMVLSLFHPILPSSFDDKSLMEAPYWLLLFSLFLSFFPFNTAALDIAILSATVRDRAFGVLARRRTGVAYSVPLPSDLSGASASVERIRSGILWTAGARLGSVSVPPRTTTAPFVRRLAFVYQDLGNRSSSFFDGVRGYALASPVVGLKAYDASLHPGEEVGLRTLGEPIMVAFPRVSLPAGVNSTAAIKCMRLGAADELADAVSGNACVARQTGHFALVVAAGPRQNGGRRWWMVWAVWFGGGVVVVVVAVVVGIMMVRWRRRKRRESMERVAEDEAALGTVWAGRSKMPSASMCRTGPVIEDATAP, from the coding sequence ATGATGATTCATGGCATGGTCCTTTCCTTGTTTCATCCAATTCTGCCATCCTCATTCGACGACAAATCTCTCATGGAAGCACCCTATTGGCTGCTGCTTTTCTCcctcttcctttccttcttccccttTAACACCGCGGCGCTCGACATTGCTATCCTGAGCGCCACCGTCCGCGACAGAGCCTTCGGCGTGTTGGCCCGCCGCCGAACCGGCGTCGCCTACTCGGTGCCTTTGCCTTCCGACCTCTCCGGCGCCTCCGCCTCCGTCGAACGCATTCGGAGCGGCATCTTATGGACCGCCGGCGCTCGCCTCGGGTCCGTCAGCGTCCCGCCGCGGACGACGACGGCGCCGTTTGTGAGAAGACTCGCATTCGTCTACCAGGACCTCGGTAACCGGTCGTCGTCCTTCTTCGACGGCGTCCGTGGGTACGCCCTCGCGTCGCCGGTCGTCGGGTTGAAAGCCTACGACGCGTCGTTGCATCCCGGAGAGGAGGTTGGGCTGAGGACTCTCGGCGAGCCGATCATGGTCGCCTTCCCGAGAGTATCGTTGCCGGCGGGGGTAAATTCCACGGCGGCGATTAAATGCATGAGGCTCGGCGCGGCGGACGAGCTGGCCGATGCGGTGTCGGGGAACGCATGCGTGGCGAGGCAGACGGGGCACTTCGCGTTGGTGGTGGCGGCTGGGCCACGGCAGAATGGGGGGCGGAGGTGGTGGATGGTGTGGGCAGTGTGGTTCGGCGGTGGGGTCGTTGTGGTTGTTGTGGCGGTGGTGGTGGGAATCATGATGGTTaggtggaggagaaggaagagaagggagagcaTGGAGAGGGTGGCGGAGGACGAGGCAGCTCTGGGGACGGTGTGGGCAGGGAGGAGCAAGATGCCATCTGCTAGCATGTGCAGGACGGGGCCAGTGATTGAGGATGCAACTGCACCATGA